The stretch of DNA tgctgctgctcctcgcattgccgccgccgtcggccgtGGCGCTCAATTCCGAGGGCCTGGCGCTGCTGGCGTTCAAGGCGGCGGCCACCGACGACCCCTACTCGGCGCTCTCGCGGTGGTCCGAGTCCGACCCGGACCCGTGCCGCTGGCCGGGGGTCACCTGCGCCAACGCCTCCTCCCCCGCCCAGCCGCACGTCGTCGGCGTCGCCGTGGCGGGCAAGAACATCTCCGGGTACATCCCGTCGGAGCTCGGCTCGCTGCTCTTCCTCCGCCGGCTCAACCTCCACGGCAACCGCCTGGCGGGGGCCATCCCCGCCGCGCTCTCCAACGCTTCCTCGCTCCACTCGCTCTACCTCTACGGGAACCGCCTCACGGGACGCCTCCCCGTCGCGCTCTGCGACCTCCCGCGCCTGCAGAACCTCGACGTCTCCGGGAACGCgctctccggcgagctgccgctCGACCTCCGCAACTGCCGCGCCCTGCAGCGGCTAGTGCTCGCCCGGAACGCCTTCGCGGGGGAGCTGCCCGCGGGGGTCTGGCCCGAGATgcccagcctgcagcagctcgACCTCTCCTCCAACGCCTTCAACGGCTCCATCCCGCCCGACCTCGGCGAGCTCCCGCGCCTTGCCGGCACGCTCAACCTCTCGCACAACCGGTTCTCCGGCGTCGTGCCGCCCGAGCTTGGCCGCCTCCCGGCCACCGTCACGCTCGACCTCCGCTTCAACAACCTCTCTGGGGCCATCCCGCAGACGGGCTCCCTCGCCAGCCAGGGGCCCACGGCGTTCCTCAACAACCCCGGCCTCTGCGGCTTCCCGCTCCAGGTCCCCTGCCGCGCCGTCCCGCCGCCCACGCAGTCACccacgccgccggcgacgacgacACCGTTGCCATCCACCGCGTCCGACCGGCATCAGCCCATCAAGACCAGCCTGATCGCACTCATCTCCGTCGCCGACGCCGCCGGGGTCGCCCTCGTCGGCGTCATCCTGGTGTACGTGTACTGGAAGGTCAAGGACCGTAAAGAAAGTcgcggcgacgacggcgacaGCAGCAAGAGCGGGCTCTGCCGCTGCATGCTGTGGCGGcacggcggcagcggcgacTCGTCGGACGCGTCCTCGGACGACGACAAGGAcgcctccggcggcggcgacggcaagtACAACAGCGGCGCGAGCGGCAGCGAGGGGGAGCTGGTGGCGATCGACCGCGGGT from Panicum hallii strain FIL2 chromosome 3, PHallii_v3.1, whole genome shotgun sequence encodes:
- the LOC112884042 gene encoding receptor protein kinase-like protein ZAR1: MATILLLLLLLALPPPSAVALNSEGLALLAFKAAATDDPYSALSRWSESDPDPCRWPGVTCANASSPAQPHVVGVAVAGKNISGYIPSELGSLLFLRRLNLHGNRLAGAIPAALSNASSLHSLYLYGNRLTGRLPVALCDLPRLQNLDVSGNALSGELPLDLRNCRALQRLVLARNAFAGELPAGVWPEMPSLQQLDLSSNAFNGSIPPDLGELPRLAGTLNLSHNRFSGVVPPELGRLPATVTLDLRFNNLSGAIPQTGSLASQGPTAFLNNPGLCGFPLQVPCRAVPPPTQSPTPPATTTPLPSTASDRHQPIKTSLIALISVADAAGVALVGVILVYVYWKVKDRKESRGDDGDSSKSGLCRCMLWRHGGSGDSSDASSDDDKDASGGGDGKYNSGASGSEGELVAIDRGFRVELDELLRSSAYVLGKGGKGIVYKVVVANGTTPVAVRRLGGGGGGADRCKEFASEARAVGRARHPNVVRLRAYYWSTDEKLVVTDFVGNGNLATALRGRPGQTVLSWSARLKIAKGAARGLAYLHECSPRRFVHGEVKPSNILLDADFTPRVADFGLARLLAVAGCAPDGPPSSGGGGLLGGAIPYAKPTGPAPDRYGGGYRAPEARAPGAKPSQKWDVFSFGVVLLELLTGRGPGADHASPSTSASFSAPVSGSTATDRSGSGEHGGGAVPEVVRWVRRGFEEDARPVAEMVDPALLRGPALPKKEVVAAFHVALACTEVDPELRPRMKAVADSLDKIGS